In Blautia sp. SC05B48, a single genomic region encodes these proteins:
- a CDS encoding Mini-ribonuclease 3 — protein MAESLKKLKELFDLKDADLRTYSPLTLAYIGDGVYELVIRTILVKKANCPVNRLHKKASSLVKASAQSGMMEILEPLLTEEEKSVYRRGRNAHSATMAKHATMADYRRATGFEALMGYLYLKEDFSRILELVHAGLEKEEI, from the coding sequence ATGGCAGAGAGCTTAAAGAAACTTAAAGAGCTGTTTGATCTGAAAGACGCAGACCTTCGGACTTATTCGCCGCTGACACTGGCCTATATCGGGGATGGTGTTTATGAGCTGGTGATCCGTACTATTCTTGTGAAAAAAGCGAACTGTCCGGTAAATCGTCTCCACAAAAAAGCCAGCAGCCTTGTAAAAGCATCTGCACAGTCGGGTATGATGGAGATCCTCGAACCACTTTTGACAGAAGAAGAAAAAAGTGTATATCGAAGAGGAAGAAATGCCCATTCCGCTACCATGGCCAAACATGCCACCATGGCGGATTATCGGCGTGCTACAGGTTTTGAGGCGCTGATGGGATATCTTTACCTGAAAGAGGATTTTTCAAGGATACTGGAACTGGTCCATGCAGGACTTGAGAAGGAGGAAATTTAA
- the rlmB gene encoding 23S rRNA (guanosine(2251)-2'-O)-methyltransferase RlmB, giving the protein MIEGRNAVLEAFRSGKCVDKLFILDGCQDGPVRTIAREARKHDTIVKFVPKERLDSMSETGAHQGVIAQVAAYDYSTVEDILKKAEDKGEPPFIILLDNIEDPHNLGAIIRTANLAGAHGVIIPKHRAVGLTATVAKTSAGALNYTPVAKVANLGQTIDELKEKGIWFVCADMDGEVMYRQNLTGPIGLVIGNEGNGVSRLVKEKCDFTTAIPMKGDIDSLNASVAAGVLAFEIVRQRLSK; this is encoded by the coding sequence ATGATAGAAGGAAGAAATGCGGTACTTGAGGCATTTCGTTCCGGTAAATGTGTTGATAAACTGTTTATTCTGGATGGCTGTCAGGACGGACCGGTCCGCACCATCGCAAGAGAAGCCAGAAAACATGATACCATTGTAAAATTTGTTCCAAAGGAACGATTGGATTCCATGAGCGAGACAGGTGCGCATCAGGGAGTGATCGCACAGGTTGCGGCTTATGATTATTCCACAGTAGAGGATATCTTAAAGAAAGCAGAAGATAAAGGAGAGCCTCCGTTTATCATTCTTCTTGATAATATTGAGGATCCTCATAATCTGGGAGCTATCATCCGTACCGCAAATCTTGCAGGTGCTCATGGTGTGATCATTCCCAAACACAGAGCAGTAGGACTGACTGCTACGGTTGCCAAGACGTCGGCAGGCGCACTGAATTATACACCGGTTGCCAAGGTTGCTAATCTGGGACAGACTATTGATGAACTGAAAGAAAAAGGCATCTGGTTCGTATGTGCAGATATGGACGGAGAGGTGATGTATCGTCAGAATCTGACAGGGCCTATTGGCCTTGTGATCGGAAATGAGGGAAATGGTGTAAGCCGCCTTGTAAAAGAGAAATGTGATTTTACTACCGCGATCCCGATGAAGGGGGATATCGATTCCCTTAACGCTTCTGTAGCTGCAGGAGTCCTTGCTTTTGAGATCGTAAGACAGAGACTGTCAAAATAA
- the ispF gene encoding 2-C-methyl-D-erythritol 2,4-cyclodiphosphate synthase: MRVGMGYDVHKLTEGRKLILGGVDIPWEKGLLGHSDADVLIHAIMDALLGAAALGDIGKHFPDTDPAYKGISSVKLLVHVAGLLKENDYAIGNIDATIIAQKPKMAPHIPKMRENIAEALGIKISQLNIKATTEEGLGFTGQGEGISSQAICSLYRIGKLEEE, from the coding sequence ATGAGAGTAGGAATGGGATATGATGTACATAAACTGACAGAGGGCAGGAAGCTGATCCTTGGTGGTGTTGATATTCCCTGGGAAAAAGGTCTTTTGGGCCATTCGGATGCGGATGTTCTGATCCATGCGATCATGGATGCACTTCTGGGAGCTGCGGCTCTTGGAGATATCGGAAAGCATTTTCCGGATACAGATCCTGCATATAAGGGAATCTCCAGTGTGAAACTTCTGGTGCATGTTGCCGGATTACTGAAGGAGAACGACTATGCGATCGGAAATATAGATGCTACCATCATTGCTCAGAAACCGAAGATGGCGCCGCATATTCCGAAGATGAGAGAAAATATCGCAGAAGCACTTGGGATTAAAATATCACAGCTGAATATCAAGGCGACAACAGAGGAAGGCCTTGGATTTACAGGACAGGGAGAGGGTATCTCCTCACAGGCGATCTGCTCCCTGTACAGAATCGGGAAATTGGAGGAAGAGTAA
- the cysS gene encoding cysteine--tRNA ligase, with amino-acid sequence MKIFNTLTRRKEEFVPLEEGKVKMYVCGPTVYNLIHIGNARPMIIFDTVRRYMEYKGYEVNYVSNFTDVDDKIIKKAIEEGVSAEEISTRYIKECKKDMADMNVKPATTAPQATQEIQGMIDMIQTLIDKGYAYPAADGTVYFRVKKFKDYGKLSHKNLDDLQSGFRSLKVSGEDQKEDPLDFVLWKPKKEGEPSWPSPWCDGRPGWHIECSVMSKKYLGEEIDIHAGGEDLIFPHHENEIAQSECCNGKIFARYWMHNGFLNIDNRKMSKSLGNFRTVRQIGEQYDLQVLRFFMLNAHYRSPLNFSADLMEAAKNSLERILEAAGKLSDRKDNGASENITEEELALLKEAEGFVTKFEAAMDDDFNTADALAAIFELVKFANTNVDENSSKEFAGGLYEELFKLSDVLGLKIEKKEEILDKEIEDLIQERQAARKAKDFKRADEIRDELLKKGIILKDTREGVKWQRA; translated from the coding sequence ATGAAGATTTTTAACACACTGACACGCAGAAAAGAGGAATTTGTACCTCTGGAAGAAGGAAAAGTTAAAATGTATGTCTGCGGACCTACGGTATACAATCTGATCCATATCGGAAATGCCCGTCCTATGATCATTTTTGATACGGTGCGCAGATATATGGAATATAAAGGATATGAAGTAAATTATGTATCCAACTTTACCGATGTAGATGACAAGATCATCAAGAAGGCCATTGAAGAGGGTGTTTCCGCAGAGGAAATCTCTACCCGTTATATCAAAGAGTGCAAGAAAGATATGGCAGATATGAATGTAAAACCTGCTACAACTGCACCCCAGGCTACACAGGAGATCCAGGGCATGATCGACATGATCCAGACTCTTATTGATAAAGGATATGCATATCCGGCAGCTGACGGGACCGTTTATTTCCGTGTAAAGAAATTCAAAGATTATGGCAAGCTTTCTCATAAGAACCTGGATGATCTCCAGTCGGGATTCCGTTCTCTTAAGGTATCCGGTGAGGATCAGAAGGAAGATCCGTTAGACTTTGTGCTCTGGAAACCAAAGAAAGAGGGCGAGCCGTCCTGGCCGTCACCGTGGTGCGACGGACGTCCTGGCTGGCATATTGAGTGCTCTGTTATGTCTAAGAAATATCTTGGAGAAGAGATCGATATCCATGCAGGCGGTGAGGATCTGATCTTCCCGCATCATGAGAATGAGATCGCACAGAGTGAGTGCTGCAATGGTAAAATTTTTGCAAGATACTGGATGCATAATGGTTTCCTGAACATCGATAACCGCAAGATGTCCAAATCTCTCGGAAACTTCCGTACCGTTCGTCAGATCGGTGAACAGTATGATCTTCAGGTCCTTCGTTTCTTTATGCTGAACGCACATTACAGAAGTCCGCTGAACTTCAGCGCAGATCTTATGGAAGCAGCAAAGAACTCTCTGGAGCGTATCCTTGAGGCGGCAGGCAAGCTCAGTGACCGTAAAGACAATGGGGCGTCAGAGAATATCACAGAGGAAGAGCTTGCGCTTCTCAAAGAGGCAGAAGGTTTTGTTACCAAATTTGAAGCGGCCATGGATGATGATTTTAATACCGCAGATGCGCTTGCGGCAATTTTTGAGCTTGTTAAATTTGCCAACACAAACGTAGATGAGAACAGCTCAAAAGAGTTTGCAGGTGGCCTTTATGAGGAACTTTTTAAGCTCAGTGATGTGCTGGGATTGAAAATCGAGAAAAAAGAAGAGATTCTTGACAAAGAGATCGAGGATCTGATCCAGGAGCGCCAGGCTGCAAGAAAGGCAAAGGATTTCAAGAGAGCAGATGAGATCCGTGATGAGCTCCTGAAAAAAGGTATCATCCTCAAAGATACAAGAGAAGGTGTGAAATGGCAGAGAGCTTAA